The sequence GTTATCACTGTCGACCAGAACTTGTGCCTGAAGCTGATGGAGCTCCTCCTGCAGTTGGGCTGACTCGTGTTGCATATTTTGCACTGTAGTCATTACCTGCTGTTTCCactcttccattttctttactTGTTGTTTTAACTTATCGCGTTCCTGTAGAAGCTCCTCGAACTGATTACTATTAACACCTCCAACCTCATTTTCAGTGTTGGATGTTTGTAAAACTGTCAATAAGGTCTGACATTTCTGACTTAATGCATCTATTTCAATGTCTTTTTCTCGAATGATACGTGATAAATTCTGAATAGTTTCTCTAAACATATCTTGGCCACTACTTTCAAACCTTGTggacaattttttattttcatcttgcagCTTATTGAGAGCTGCTTCTTTTGCAGCAACTATATCCATCATCTTGTGATATTCTGTTTTTAGATGGCTATTTTCCCTAGTCTTCTCACTCAAAACAGCTAGTACCTGTTCTCGTTCCATAGCATAGGCCTGCAGCTGCTGTTGAAGGTAAACAACATCCTGGGGGTAGGAAGCTGTAGAAATTCGAGCATGAAGAGCTTGTATCTCCAAATCTTTCTGCTGGATAATCTGAGTTAGTTTACCAACCTCATCTCTGGAAAGCTGATCAATCTGTTTAGTTAGAGATATATTCTTTTCATTCAGAAGTTTAATCTCCAATTCTcgttcttttattccttttactaATCTTTCGGTTTCAGCTTTAGATAAATCATGCTTTTCACTTCCATTTTCTATATTAAGGCCCTGAACTTTTGTTTCTTGAAAAATAACAGAATTCTCTGTTTGAACGTCCTGTCTTTCTTCATGCAACTGGGTTTTGATTTGTTCAATTGTTTTTTGCAAactcttaatttcctcatctttctcTAAAAAGAGCTGGGTGTGTGTGGCGTTCATTTGCTCATGCTGGTATCTAAACTCATCCATTTCCTTCTTCTGCTCCTGTAAAGACTGAAGCAGCTGTATTTTACTCTGGTTTTGATCTTCAATTATCTTTTGATgatgttttatttcctctttaagaTTATCCTTTAATATATTCAGCTGATTCACCTCAGATTCTAGCTCTGTAATACTATCAAGGGTTTTAGGCTCAGCCACAGGTGCAGCTCGACTCTGCTGTTCCCTGAGTCGTTCCAACTCTTCTTTCAGatgattgttttcttctttcatggATCCAAGACTTCTGTCTTTTTCCTCTATGGTTTgccttaaattttcattttttcttaaggCCTGAGTATATTTATCTAATTCCTCCTGAAGCTCTGAACTTCTTTCTTTaagtttttcaataaaaatttcattctcatttacaaGTTGGGTCAATTGCTTCTGCTCTTCTAAGCTAGATGACAAAATTTTCTTAGTTTCCTTATGATCAGTATCCATCTGCTTGATATTCTTTTTGAGTTCTGCTATTTCAAAGTCTTTCTCTTGATTGAGTTTAATTAAATGTTCATGGTCCAGCTGTAAAGCAGAGATACTCAAATTACGTGCATTGGACAGTTCTTCCATGGTTTGCTCATACTTGTTTGTTTCTTCCAACAGCCTCTTTTCAGCCCGACACAATTCTGCATCTAACTGTTCTTTCTCGATTTTTAGAGCCTCCACAATAgcgtttttttcctgagaaatcTGATTGTTACCAGCAATAGACTCTTCCAACTGATGTCTTACATTTTCACATGCTAAATTcaacttttcattttccattttgagATCAAAAGcaactttctttaaattttcattgAGCTGTTCTATTTCTGAAAGATTTTGCCTTAAGTTTCTGACTTCGGCTTCCCTTTCTTTAAGTAAGTCATCCTTAAAATTACTGTTAGAGTCTCGATTAAGAAGAGACTGCGTTATTAACTCATCCCTGACTCTAGAAAGCTCCTCCTCCTTTTGTTTAATACGTTCCTGAAGTTCAAAGTTCTCCTTCTGgatgtttaaattttttgtgtGCAATTTATTTAGCTGATCTACTAAATCTGCTACTTTATCCTCAAGCTTCTGCTTGGTTAAATGTAAATCACTTACTACCAGTTCACTTTGAATTAACTTTTCTTTCTGCACGTCTAACTCTTTAGTAatgttcattttatcattttcaagTTGATGAACTCTCTTTTTTTCATCATTTAGATCTTTTTTCAGTTTACTGATGACATTATCTCCCTCGTTTTCTTGTTTTGATAGCTGATCTTTGATCAAAATcatgtgctgaaagaaaaattaatttgcatGGTAACTTTAAAACATTCTCTCATTTTAGTACCTAAAGGAAACTTTATAAAATGTCACACATAATAGAAGAATAATCCTCAGACATTTCTAATCCTTCTAATTTTGttgggaacttttaaaaaattcccaacaaaattatttattaattatcttACAGCAAATCTATTTAATTGTTTTAGAGATTAGAACTTAAAAGCAAAGAAGATAAATGATATAtgttatatcatatatataaacgATAATTGATATTTTCAACTCTTAAACACTGAAGCAGGGAGACAAgctacagcccatgggccaaatcacACCTgcacctgtttttgtaagtaaatTCTTATTGGAACAGAGCCAGGCTCGTTCATTTACATAtgacaacagcagagctgagtagctgcAACTGCAACTACAGGGCCTGCAAAACCAAAGATATTTACTATCTAACACTTTacaaaaaaagtttgccaacctctacAACTTGAGCATCAATTAACTAAAATATTGACTAAATCACCGAAATTAAATCACGCCAGTTTTGCTTATTAATCCAGTGTTCAGTCTACTGAGTAGAACATGCTGCTGCGCTGTCTTTaatatatcataaaatataatttaataaaatatattgttaccTTTGTAGCCTCTTGGTTCTGTTTATCCAATTCTTCTAACTCAGCTATTAGTATTTCCTTTTCAGTAATGCTCTGATTGAGTTCTTGTTCCTTTGCCTCCAAATTACGTCTTAAATCACATAATTCTGAATCCAAATCCATGTCCCTTGCAGCTGTACTTTTAATTACTTCATATTCATTGTTCAATTTTGAAAGTGATATTTGCAGTTCTTCCTTAaatgaaaaaaggggaaaaaaaacaacacatactATCAACTAGAAGAAGAGacaccaaaagattaaaaatatacatatataagcaaAACTTGGGAATGTATTTTTAGATGCTCTGTGTTGGAAACATTATTGAATAATACCTCAGCACTAATACATAAAATTCAACAAGTCACAGCCTTCATTCATGTACAATTTTATTTGCAGCTTCAAGCAAAACATTTCTATAGTCCTAGACAAGATGCAACAACTGTAAGTTTGTCCTCCACCTCCAACTTCTTTACACAAAACTTTCCCATTTGAGAGCCTTCCCACTCCCATTCCCACTCCCACTCTCACTGCTGCTTCCCTTCCgtctcctccttccccccaacacacatactTTTCAAAACGTCCAGAGCCTTCCAGCTCCCTTCACTTCCATCCCTAACGTCCCTAACATCACCACCAACAGCCCCAGGCAAAAATGTAAACTATCGATATTCATTTGCTCTGAAGTTTGTCCTctctaattagaaaataaaaggctTCTTTTCCCTCATAAAAGTAATTTCCCTTGTAACTGGCTTCTGTCAGAACATGAAACCTTTTCTTGACCCAAGAAAgaaccctcctttccttcctttaccTTCTAACCTAAGCAGACTAGGTTCCCCTCTCTAACCTAACATTCCTAAAGATACACCtgtatgtgattttttaaagcacattttatGTTCTGTTCTATTTGTATTTAATGCTTTTCCTCCAAAATCCCAGACATGGGACAGTTCTCTATGCTTCAACATTATTTCAACCTCTGAATATGATGTTTGTGATAAACCCTCTATCACTGTAAAGACATCTTTCATTgactgagatttttaaaagcaaacttcTATGGaatctattttaaagtaaataagaaTCTCAAATTTTCATAAGCAGTCTAACATATACCTTACAAAAGAGACCAATGAAAACTATATTAGAACATCTGCCTTACAATTCTCATTCCCTTCCAATTCAAAAGTTTATTCTGAACCACAACTGAAAGATGGAAATATCATTCTCTTATGCCTTTCTAGAGTTATTTGTTCAATTAAGAgaaccacagggacttccctggtgacgcagtggttaagactccacgctccccatGCAGTGGgcccggcttcgatccctggtcaggaaactagatcccacatgcatgccgcaactaagagttcacatgccacaactaagaagcccgcctgccgcaactaagacctggcacaaccaaataaataaataaatattttttaaaaattaaaaaaaaaaaagagaaccacaaaagggacttccctggtggtccagtggttaagactctgcgctccctcTGCAAGGGGTGCaacttcgatccctggtcagggaactaagatcccacatgccgtgcagtgtggccaaaaataaacaaacaaacaaataataaataaataaaataaaattctaagaagAGAACCACAAAATTTTTTGTCATGTGGATCTTAAGAATACACatgaccaggacttccctggtggtgtagtggttaagaatccgcctgccaatacaggggacacaggttcgatccctgatccgggaagaccccacatgccatggagcaactaagcccgtgcaccacaactactgagcctgcgctcttgagcctgcaagccacaactactgagcccaagagtcacaactactgaagcctgagcacctacagcccgtgctccgcaacaagagaagccaccgcaatgagaagcctgcatacggcaaccaagagtagcccccactcgccacgactagagaaagcccgtgcacagcaacaaagacccaacacaggcaatacataaataaataaattaaattaaatattaaaaaaaaaaaaaagaatgcacatgACCTTGCAGGTATTTTTGGCATTCTTAACCAGTGAGCAGACCCATAGCAGACACAATTCAAGCAAGAGTTGCAGTAGATTACCTAACAtcaaaagaaaggagaaacagcTAATCGGGAATAGCTACAGAATCCAAAATTATCATGAGGAGGTTACAGGCCCTATCAGAATACATGCAGAGATTTGCAAACTACAAAATACACTTAGACCAGTCAGAGAAAGGAATAACTGAATGAGCTGAATGCAATGGAAGcagaaaagaacagaggaaacatatataatatagtaatTAAAAAATGACTGGAAGACACTACCGGCATTTAGTGGGTAGAAAAAGTGGGGGCAAGGAACCTACAATGCAGAGTACACAACTAAGAATTCTCCCACCTGAATGCCGATAGTGcccctttgagaaacactgcctatGTACTAATGTGCAAGGATactgaaaatataatattaaggTATGTATGAACAGTATATATAGTATgctaatatttgtatttttaaaagatatttatatatataaaatcatatatgcatagatatagtctggaaagatacacaagaaactGGTAAGCAAGAACACCTCTGAGGAAGAGACCAACCAACAGAAGTGTGAAGGATACTATATTTGTACTGTCTGAAGTTTTTCAGGATGTATTACTGAATATATACATCAGGAAATatgtgttacttttttaaaaattaagattttaaattGAGCTGAGACACTGgcctgtaataataataaataataccagCTTACAACTGTTCTATATTTAAGAAGCTGCCTTAACCAAGGACTTATCCCCCAAGTGGTACAAACATAAAAATACCTTTCCCCATTTCCAACATTGCATTACAGAATCTTATTCCATCCTTGCGACCAGTATACATATTTCTACCACTGAGAATGTCCCTCTTTACCTCTCACCATTAAGAAATTCCCGTCCACCACAGCAGACATACTCGGGGGCATATAAGTAGTATATAGTTACTATAGTATGCCACTCCAGACTCCCGACCCACCTGTGTATGTTGCTGCTGACAGGACCTCATCTGAAACCAAAACAGAGCCTTTACCTATCTTTTCTGCTCATATCTGTATGCTTACTGGCTTATCTTTAAACATAAACCCTAGCCAGCCTCTCATACTCTGAACCTTGCCCAAGTACTTCAACCTGGCCTGACCAGCATCAATGAGATCAGCTTTATCCTCAGGACTCTCAAGAACTAAATACTCCATTTTGATAAAAACTGGCCCTTAGCTATGACCTACAATTTTAATTCTGCCCCCATATTTATTGCACTCACCTTTTCTTGATTCAGTAATGAATTCTCTTTTTCTAAAACTTGGACATGCATTTTAAGTTTCAGATTGTCTTCGGCAAGATTGTTAtcctataaaaatgttaaaacactgTGTTTTCAAATAACAAGAAATTTAAAGTTTACAAAAAAGCAGGCAAGCTATACAATTGTGCATTTCTACTCTTCagtgatatataaaaattataagcatAAAACACTGGACCATCTAAAACCAGTCATTTTATAGACATTCTTAAAGAgaatttctttattatatttgaaaaaacatgtaaatacatttacaaaataacttgtaatcatttaaaaaaaaaaaaaacctccttgaATTCTTTAAGGGAAATCAATATGCATTCCTCACTTTGGTAGAGGATCTGCTTCCACTGTCTACACATATATATCATTTGTTAAATTAATCTTCAAAGAAATATACTTGCATTTTTCaattatgtacttttaaaattatgtcaatTTATGATGCAAAAAGTTTGTTACTAATCAGCAAACATAAAATTACTAAGATGAAAGTTCCTTGGATAAGTTCACATGAAgtgtaaaaacacaaaataagtaaTTATAAATAATCAAAATCCTTTTTCTTGGTAAACCGAGAAAGCTTGGTAAAAGCTTTCTCTCTTAAAAATTAGTTTACCTGGTTTAAATTACTCAgtctctttatttcattttcagcatCTGTAAAAACAACAATGGATCTGacattaaaattctttaaaataacttaATAATTATCTCCTATACTAAATTCACAAATGAAAtccaattaaaatgttatttataagcATAATTAGCAAGCCCTAACAGTGAAATGTATTTttgctattttgtatttctattttgacTATACCAAAGAAGTCATAATATAAATGTCAGTCAGAAACTATGTTAAAATCCAATTCTATGGACTAGTATAAGAAAGAATTTATAACTGTATTCTGGATGAGTCATAAGTTATTGCCTGTATAAAAACATTAACAATTTCAAAATGAGTTGATTAGTCTGTGTAGCAGGAAATAGTATAAggactaaaattagaaaaaagaaaaaacaatgtatacttataccacaataataaaataatctctcAATTTTCTAAAGTGACTTAGACATGACTACTAATAAAAAGACCATTCAATCTGGTATTAGAGATAGATCCACAAATAGAAGTAGTTCTAGAAGAAGAACACAAAGACAAAATACCATGAGTTCAGCTGAAGTACTTCATTCAatgttcattcaagaaatattgagcatttactatgatGTGAGTTGCTAAACAAGATGGAAAAATTTAGTCCATGCTTGCTCTCAAGAAGCTTACAATTTAGAGAgaagataaaaaaggaaacacatgaGAACAGTACAGTGTGATACAGGGAGCACAGGTGCTACCAGAGCAAAAGGGCCAAACAACTCATCCAGACTGGGAGGGCCAGGGGAGTGGGGTGAATGCGGTCAGGGAAGCAGCAGCGCTAGGTACCTCCCGGTGGATGCAACACCTCTATTGAATCTTAATATACTAAGagttagtggggaaaaaaaacagagacactccacacagaaaaagcaacaaatacaaAGGCAACAGAGCTTAGAGACAACATTGCTGGCTTTAAGGAGCTACAGAGAAAGTTCAACACGGCTAAAGCTTAGAATGTTAGGAAAATGGGAAGAGTTAACTGCAGAGGTAGACAGAGACCAGATCATGAAAGACACCATATGTCCAACTAAGATGTTTAGACTGTATCCTGAAGTTCACAGGGAGCCACAAAGTACTAAAATCAGGGAAGTGACCTGCTTTACATTTCTGAAAAATCATTCTGGCTGcagaaagaaaacatattgaTTGAAGAAGGAATCATGGACACCAGAGAAAAATAGGTAACACTTTTATAATGCTTATTATGGGCTAGACACTGTTCTAGAGAGAACTTCGCAGCGAGTAACTCATAAAATCCTTACTACAACCACGAATGAGATAGTATTATTATCCCAACCATAGAGATGAAAAACCCAAAGCATAGGGATGTTAATTAACTGTCCAAGGTCAGTTAGTTAGTGATGGAGCTGGATTCCAACCTAGtcatgttcttaaccactatgctattcTGCTCTACTAAGAGACTGCTATAGTTAAACAggcaaaaagaaattataattggCTGAAGTTATTCAGTGGCAGTGGAAATGGAGAAAAGGGGAAGGTCTAGGGCAGCaggtttgtttttaaagcaaataaactCATATGGATCACCcaatatattaagtaaataaatttattttgagaaGAACAGAGCTACTCTGAAGTCAAATGACAAAGTCGTCCAGAACCCCACCACACAGCCTTCCCTTTGTCTTCATGGCAGTCCCAAGACTGAGGCACCTATGAGAAACCCTAGAGCTCCTCTGGGACACAATCCTGAAACAGCACTGAGCCAGAGAGAAGTCAAGGAAATAGAACCTATAGGACTTGCAAGGTGGTAACTTCAAGTTTTCTGTTTTGGGAGAGTGGTAAATGCTACCAATCACCAAGGtagggaaaggaagaggggaggaagagggtcaCTCTACTTTGAGCCTAACTCTAAATTTACTCCAGGTCAGGAGCTCCCGATAAACAACTAAGTAAGGAACACAGAAGGGGCAGGCAGGGGGTATCACAAGCACATAAGGGCTAGAAACCTCTAGAGCAGGAATGAGTTCATAAAGTGAGAGTTCATATTGTGAGAAGAggacaaagtgaaaaataaaatgcatctttTCAGTGGAAGAGCTCCCATTATGTTTTCCTGGCATAAATAAATACTGGTGTTTGGCCtatttcattcaatatttattttttgtaacctAGAACACTGGTGCGGTAACTAAATATCATCTTGAGCATAGTAAGTGGTGGAAGACCTATGGCTCTTATTATTCTTAGGTCTGCTTAGATACAGATCATTTTGAAAGGTAATATAGACTTTTGAAGAAGATAGGCTGCATTCTCTAACTGGAGGGTCTGGGCCCTAATGAGTTACAGGAAGTATTTGGTAACCTCCTCTCAACAAATGCTTATATAAACATTTCTCAGAAATCTACATGGCCTCCTAAGTCAATGAGTTCCATGTAAATACTTAAAAGGATGAAGAAGGGAGGCTGAAAGAAACCTAGCCAATCCTTAACCCTTTGTAGTAGAAATATCCTATTTGTGATCTATTAATTATGGCACTGAATCCAAAGCAAGCAATTCTATTCAAATTCCACACAGTCATTTCCATTGATACTTCATTTCCATAAAGTGTTCAATTATTCAAGTGCTTGTCTCTGAAAACAACTAGTATGAAATGAAACACCAATCAGAAATAAGTTCCAAACATTTTATACCAGACAGTGCTTGTTGCAATCTGAACACTTCTTCTTCTACTGAAGAACTGTGTGgaagaattttttccttttctgtcacaGTATCACTTTGCTTCAGAGCGTAAGGCTGCAATTTACTACATTCCAGTTTCAAGCTTTCACATTCTTCAAGTAACTGTCTGTTTTCCACACTTAGTCGTTCTTGGTCCTTCTTCAAAACACCTCTGTCATTTTCTGCagaagataattttttatttatgccttttattttatcctcaagttcttcaattttttttgtaGACTCTACTTTTTCAGTTTGTAGAACTTGAATAGTTTTTTGCATCTCATGGATTTTACAGTGATCAGTTACTGCAATTCCTGAGCCACCtagaacataaacataaaatcaggGACACATCAAATGTCAAGTACCAAGAGACAAATAGCCTGCTATATACAActaaagatttaataaaattcagaacttggaaggcttaaaaaaaaaagctaaaataacACTGAGGTAATACTACTCATTAGAATGTACAAAATCCGAACActaacaccaccaaatgctggtaaggaggtggagcaacaggaactctcattcactgctggtgggaatgcaaactgatacagccagtttggaagagtttaatgatttctttcagaACTAACAAATATGATACTCTtatcgtatgatccagcaatcatattccttaatatttacccaaaggagcagAAAACTtaaatccacacaaaaacctgaacaagaatgttcatagcagctttattcataattgccaaaacttggaaacaactgagatgtccttcagtaggtgaatggataaaaaaactgtGGCACATcctaacaatggaatattattcagcgcttaaaaagaaatgagctatcaagccatgaaaaaacatggaggaagtgtacacctgaaacttatataatattgtacatcaactacacctcaatagggacttccctggtggtccagtgggtaagactccacgctcctaatgcagggagcccgggttcgatccctggttggggaactagatcctgcatgcatgctgcaactaagaagccggcatgccgcaactaaggagtccacatgctgcaacaaagatcctgtgtgtgCAActaagccaaaataaataaatattaaaaaaaaaaaaaactacacttcaataaaaaataaatttaaaaaaaaacatggaggaaacttgaatgcatattactaagtgaaagaagtccatctgaaaaggctacataatatatggttccaactatatgacaattttggaaaaggcaaaacaatgaagataataaaaagatcagtggttttaagggtgggatggggggaatgaataggcagagcacagaggattttttagggcagtgaaaatactctgtatgatattatgatGATATACATTCGTCCAAATCCAAAGAATGTACAACACTAAACGTAAACTCTGAGATAAACATGGACTTTGGGTGACCATGATGTGCCTTGGTAAAAAATGTACTATTCTGATGAATGACGTAGAcagtgggggaggctgtgcatgtgtgggaatGGGATATAAGGGAGATCTCTGTACCTCCTCAgttttgttataaatttaaaaccgctctaaaaaaataaactcttttttaaaaaaaagttaaattaccGTAATacacaaagcatttttaaataaatagttaagGAAAGATATTATTTGAATCAAATACTAAAAAGCCTTTGTATCTGAGTTTGAAATAAAGTGAAAACACACCAAACAATGCAAAGAAGTCTCTGTATTATAACTATTTACCACAAAGGTAAAAGGCCTTTTCCATTTTTGCAGAATCTTGACAATAGTGGTGCCGCTGTAAATTTCTGGCAGATGAGCAGAACCAGTCATTTACTCATTCCTTAGAACTTAGACCAAGTTTACATCAGCTAAGTCTATCAtttaattatgtcatttaatACACTAAACTAACAAAATTAATAACCTTCTTGTAACAGATCTTCCAGTTCTTCAATCCGTTCTTCATAGTCACTTAATTCTTCTCGATGCCGACGAGTTATTTCTGTCAATTTCTGTTGATGTGCATTCTGCAATACTGACATTTCATGTTGATGGTTGTCAATTTCCTGACTTCGGTTCTGtttaagttccttaaaaaataaaagcgaAGTTaaccacatttaaaataaatgaatttaactaAACTATTTTATTGTTGTCCAAAAGtccatattattaaaaataattctctgaACATGCTCAGgctgaaaaatttaaatacaggCCCCAAATCTGGACAATTCTAAAAGACCCCACCCTTTCCTTTCTTGAGCCTTAAAAGCAGTTTTTCTACTTTTAATGAGGGAACACCAGCAAGAAACAACTGAAACAAAATGcaagcaaaaatatctttctctCTTTAGTATCTGTGGCCATGAACTTCTCCTGCTAATGACATATTCCACCAATATCAGTGTCCACCTTCTGGCCAATCTATTCCTGTTGTCCTATTATACCTATCTTTTTGCTCAGTCTTTCCTTCTCTCAGTCTTGACAGGACCCCTAAACTGTCAACCAAGGTGTCTCGCTACCCAAGTTGAGACCACTATCTCTCTCCTAGGAACCTGGATATTCAGCTGCGTCTTTCAAAGAGGGAAATTGCTTAGACCAGAAGCATTATAATAGCTGCACCCTGGAGAGCCTATCCACTGTGTCCCACTACCTAGATCTCTGATGCTGGTCTAATTTCTACCCTTCCTGAGGCCAAAATGCTCAATTTTTCCTTCAATCCTGTGGACAGAGTATCCTGGCTCCTTCTAATAAATCCTCTTATGCTTTACTTAGCCAGAGATGGTTTTTGTTGGTTGTAGCCAAGAATCCTAATCAATAAATTAGCTTCTATTTCCTGAGAAGACAAGTAAAGTTATTCTTTAGTCCTACGCACTTACTTATGTACCAGTACTTGACAAGGAAGTTTACATTTAAACCTCAAAAACAATCCTACAagagaggatttttttccccaatatttttaatgcataaatacatttttacacAAATCATATTGTATATATCGTCCTATATTTTTACTTAAGATATGAACGCtttcttatttaatattaatCAACATCACTTTTAACAGCTTTTAAGACTTTGTATACATTCATGATGGTTTCTGAAGCATACATTTCCAGGTAGAATTTTAAAGTCAAAAGGCAATGTTTAAGGCTTCTGGTATTGATTGCCACAGACAGCATCtattcacatctcaccagcagcatTAGAGTCCCAATTTCCCTGAATCTTTGTTAGTTTTATGAGGGAAAAAAAGTGCCATCTCAACTCTTcctttaatatacatttttaattctaGC comes from Balaenoptera ricei isolate mBalRic1 chromosome 2, mBalRic1.hap2, whole genome shotgun sequence and encodes:
- the TRIP11 gene encoding thyroid receptor-interacting protein 11 isoform X1 yields the protein MSSWLGGLGSGLGQSLGQVGGSLASLTGQISNFTKDMLMEGTEEVEAELPNARRKEVEAIHAILRSENERLKKLCTDLEEKHEASELQIKQQSMSYRNQLQQKEVEISHLKARQIALQDQLLKLQSAAQSVISGAGGVPATTASPSFGYGLSHHASAFHDDDMDFGDIISSQREINRLSNEVSRLESEVGHWRHIAQTSKAQGSDSSDQSEICKLQNIIKELKQNRSQEIDNHQHEMSVLQNAHQQKLTEITRRHREELSDYEERIEELEDLLQEGGSGIAVTDHCKIHEMQKTIQVLQTEKVESTKKIEELEDKIKGINKKLSSAENDRGVLKKDQERLSVENRQLLEECESLKLECSKLQPYALKQSDTVTEKEKILPHSSSVEEEVFRLQQALSDAENEIKRLSNLNQDNNLAEDNLKLKMHVQVLEKENSLLNQEKEELQISLSKLNNEYEVIKSTAARDMDLDSELCDLRRNLEAKEQELNQSITEKEILIAELEELDKQNQEATKHMILIKDQLSKQENEGDNVISKLKKDLNDEKKRVHQLENDKMNITKELDVQKEKLIQSELVVSDLHLTKQKLEDKVADLVDQLNKLHTKNLNIQKENFELQERIKQKEEELSRVRDELITQSLLNRDSNSNFKDDLLKEREAEVRNLRQNLSEIEQLNENLKKVAFDLKMENEKLNLACENVRHQLEESIAGNNQISQEKNAIVEALKIEKEQLDAELCRAEKRLLEETNKYEQTMEELSNARNLSISALQLDHEHLIKLNQEKDFEIAELKKNIKQMDTDHKETKKILSSSLEEQKQLTQLVNENEIFIEKLKERSSELQEELDKYTQALRKNENLRQTIEEKDRSLGSMKEENNHLKEELERLREQQSRAAPVAEPKTLDSITELESEVNQLNILKDNLKEEIKHHQKIIEDQNQSKIQLLQSLQEQKKEMDEFRYQHEQMNATHTQLFLEKDEEIKSLQKTIEQIKTQLHEERQDVQTENSVIFQETKVQGLNIENGSEKHDLSKAETERLVKGIKERELEIKLLNEKNISLTKQIDQLSRDEVGKLTQIIQQKDLEIQALHARISTASYPQDVVYLQQQLQAYAMEREQVLAVLSEKTRENSHLKTEYHKMMDIVAAKEAALNKLQDENKKLSTRFESSGQDMFRETIQNLSRIIREKDIEIDALSQKCQTLLTVLQTSNTENEVGGVNSNQFEELLQERDKLKQQVKKMEEWKQQVMTTVQNMQHESAQLQEELHQLQAQVLVDSDNNSKLQVNYTGLIQSYEQNETKLKNFGQELAQVQHSIGQLCNTKDLLLGKLDIISPQLSSGSSLTSQSAESLRTIKSDVLSESSKQEIEELRKSLQEKDATIRTLQENNHRLSDSIAASSELERKEHEQTDSEIKQLKEKQDNLQMSLKEKDLLIKAKSDQLLSLNENFTNKVNENELLRQAVTNLKERTLILEMDICKLKGENEKIIETSREKETEYQALQETNMKFSMMLREKEFECHSLKEKALAFEHLLKEKEQGKTGELNQLLNAVKSMQEKTVIFQQERDQVMLALKQKQMENTAVQNEVQHLRDKELRLNQELERLRNHLLESEDSYTREVLAAEDREAKLRKKVTVLEEKLVSSSNAMENASHQASLQVESLQEQLNVASKQRDETALQLSMSQEQVKQYALSLSNLQMVLEHFQQEEKAMYSAELEKHKQLVAEWKKKAENLEGKLVSLQERLDEANAALDSASRLTEQLDLKEEQIEELKKQNELRQEMLDDVQKKLMNLVNSTEGKVDKVLMRNLFTGHFHTPKNQRHEVLRLMGSILGIKKEEMEQLLNEDQGGVTKWMTGWLGGGSKSVPNTPLRPNQQSLLNSSFSELFVKFLETESHPSIPPPKLSVHDMKPLDSPGRRKLDTSVPGSFKDTTESRSGRRTDVNPFLAPRSAAVPLINPAGLGPGGPGHLLLKPISDVLPTFTPLPVLPDNSAGVVLKDLLKQ